A DNA window from Carnobacterium funditum DSM 5970 contains the following coding sequences:
- a CDS encoding single-stranded DNA-binding protein produces MNQLNLVGRIVREIDIKELGDGKVVLNNTLAVKRKFKNEKGQPADFIPIVAWGQVAKLIQIYCEKGDLVGLTGHIQSRSYQNKEEETVFVVEMLVNEVDFLQGRRSTPSSSIEEMEQSTLY; encoded by the coding sequence ATGAATCAACTAAATTTAGTAGGCCGAATCGTTAGAGAGATTGATATTAAAGAACTAGGTGATGGAAAAGTTGTTTTAAACAACACTCTAGCGGTTAAAAGAAAGTTTAAAAATGAAAAAGGACAGCCAGCTGATTTTATTCCCATAGTTGCATGGGGGCAAGTAGCTAAATTAATTCAGATATATTGTGAAAAAGGAGACTTAGTTGGATTGACTGGGCATATTCAATCAAGGTCTTATCAAAACAAAGAAGAAGAAACGGTTTTTGTAGTAGAAATGTTAGTAAATGAAGTCGATTTTTTACAAGGAAGAAGAAGCACACCTAGCTCTTCTATTGAAGAGATGGAACAAAGCACATTATATTAA
- a CDS encoding DNA-directed RNA polymerase subunit beta produces the protein MTKGKIAAQMGTFTLKILLVIVVVIIALILGTMVGYGIVGDGNPFAIFDMSTWGHIFSYFTKPTIVNG, from the coding sequence ATGACAAAAGGGAAAATTGCCGCACAAATGGGGACGTTTACACTAAAAATTTTATTGGTCATTGTTGTAGTTATTATTGCCCTAATTCTTGGAACAATGGTAGGGTATGGAATCGTTGGAGATGGAAATCCTTTTGCCATATTTGATATGTCAACATGGGGTCACATTTTCAGTTACTTTACAAAACCAACTATCGTCAATGGATAA
- a CDS encoding ATP-binding protein, producing the protein MMKFKYFYQQMLAFFMVIMTMLIIMGFSFLQFSKNTTYNNTEEQLYGYAAALVSGDLQKSQLDNGQLILKNQEVTLTVFDNNDLMIYPETVKNYASGISKEDFKKLEKGQRISLKIRQTDFYGNDRQLAIVYLPFFTQDSNTFSGFVAVSSPISGIEATLTALRNNLFAAFLFSSLGAVILSLLFAKYQVNRINRLRSATHTVAEGNFDIHLKNNNKDEFDDLAGDFNLMAESLKASQKEIEHQENRRRQFMADVAHEMRTPLTTINGLLEGLEYDMIPSNQKKRSIELMHNETRRLIRLVNENLDYEKIRSNQIFLHKQHFNAKETLEMVVEQLSLKAESAKNVLKIDCPSDVEIYADYDRFVQIIVNLTQNAIQFTQEGEIKLIGRMEDGRSMIKVEDTGIGIDTKEVQNIWERYYKADVSRKNTVYGESGLGLAIVQQLVNLHGATISVDSILGKGTIFTLIFPFENKRK; encoded by the coding sequence ATGATGAAGTTTAAGTATTTCTATCAACAAATGCTAGCTTTTTTTATGGTAATCATGACGATGTTGATTATTATGGGATTTTCTTTTTTACAGTTTTCTAAAAATACAACATATAATAATACAGAAGAACAATTGTACGGATACGCAGCGGCATTGGTATCTGGAGATTTACAAAAAAGCCAATTAGATAATGGCCAGTTAATTTTAAAAAATCAAGAAGTTACGCTTACAGTATTTGATAACAACGATTTGATGATTTATCCAGAAACGGTTAAAAATTATGCTAGTGGGATTTCAAAAGAGGATTTTAAAAAGTTAGAAAAAGGACAACGGATATCACTAAAGATTCGTCAAACCGATTTTTATGGTAATGATCGTCAACTTGCCATCGTTTATTTGCCTTTCTTTACGCAAGATAGCAATACTTTTTCAGGTTTTGTAGCTGTCAGTTCACCTATTAGCGGAATCGAAGCAACCTTAACAGCGTTAAGAAATAATTTGTTTGCGGCATTTTTATTTTCTTCACTAGGCGCAGTAATTTTAAGTTTATTGTTTGCTAAATATCAAGTAAATAGAATTAACCGTTTGAGAAGTGCTACTCATACAGTTGCAGAGGGTAACTTCGATATTCATTTAAAAAATAACAATAAGGATGAATTCGATGATTTAGCGGGAGATTTTAACCTAATGGCGGAATCTTTAAAGGCTTCACAAAAAGAAATTGAACATCAAGAAAATCGTAGAAGACAATTTATGGCAGACGTTGCCCATGAAATGCGTACACCTCTGACGACAATAAATGGCTTGTTAGAAGGTCTAGAATATGACATGATTCCAAGTAACCAAAAAAAGCGAAGTATTGAATTAATGCATAACGAAACTAGAAGATTGATTCGCCTTGTTAATGAGAACCTAGATTATGAAAAAATTCGCTCCAATCAAATTTTTTTGCATAAACAACATTTTAATGCAAAAGAGACACTAGAAATGGTTGTAGAACAGCTTTCATTAAAAGCAGAATCTGCAAAAAATGTCTTAAAGATAGATTGCCCTTCAGATGTGGAGATATATGCTGACTATGACCGTTTTGTACAAATAATAGTCAATCTTACGCAAAATGCTATTCAGTTTACTCAAGAGGGTGAAATCAAACTAATAGGACGAATGGAAGATGGTCGCAGTATGATTAAAGTTGAAGATACAGGTATTGGGATAGATACCAAAGAAGTTCAAAATATTTGGGAACGTTACTACAAAGCGGATGTATCTAGAAAAAACACCGTATATGGAGAATCTGGTTTAGGTTTGGCCATTGTTCAACAATTAGTGAATCTACATGGAGCAACGATTTCAGTGGACAGTATTCTAGGGAAAGGGACGATTTTTACACTAATTTTTCCTTTCGAAAATAAACGTAAATAA
- a CDS encoding response regulator transcription factor gives MKIIMIEDNPSVCEMMEMFFQKEQWESVFIQDGKEGLDTFLEDKKQWDLVILDLNLPSMDGMQICREIRKICKKIPIIMLTAKDSESDQVIGLEIGADDYVTKPFSPLTLIARIKALKRRANLTLEESDSTEKAYEITTKHLKINKKTREALLYNQEIEGLTPKEFELLYTLSKNPKQVFSREQLLTMIWNYEYFGDERTVDAHIKKLRQKIDKTGPQVIQTVWGVGYKFDDTEVE, from the coding sequence ATGAAAATAATAATGATCGAAGATAACCCATCAGTTTGTGAGATGATGGAAATGTTTTTTCAAAAAGAACAATGGGAATCGGTGTTTATTCAAGATGGGAAAGAGGGTTTAGATACTTTCCTTGAAGATAAAAAACAATGGGATTTAGTTATTCTTGATTTGAATTTACCAAGTATGGATGGTATGCAAATTTGTCGCGAAATACGTAAAATATGTAAAAAAATTCCGATTATTATGTTAACCGCAAAAGATTCAGAAAGTGATCAAGTCATTGGATTAGAGATAGGCGCAGACGACTATGTCACAAAACCTTTTAGTCCTTTAACATTAATTGCACGTATCAAAGCTTTAAAGAGACGTGCTAATTTGACTTTAGAAGAATCTGACTCAACAGAAAAAGCTTACGAAATAACAACAAAACATTTGAAAATAAATAAAAAAACCCGCGAAGCCTTGTTATACAATCAAGAAATTGAAGGACTTACTCCAAAAGAATTCGAATTATTATATACGTTATCTAAAAATCCTAAGCAAGTTTTTTCAAGGGAACAATTGCTAACGATGATCTGGAATTATGAGTATTTTGGAGATGAGCGAACAGTAGATGCACATATAAAGAAACTAAGACAAAAAATTGACAAAACAGGACCACAAGTTATTCAGACAGTTTGGGGAGTTGGATATAAATTTGATGATACCGAGGTTGAATAA
- the mreB gene encoding rod shape-determining protein MreB — protein MAKDIGIDLGTANVLIHVKGKGIVLNEPSVVAIDTTTNRVLAVGEEAYLMVGRTPGNIRAIRPLDGGVIADFDITEAMLTHFINKLNVKGFLSKPNILICCPTNITKIEQKAIIEAAEKSGGKNVYLEEEPKVAAIGAGMDIFQPSGNMVIDIGGGTTDIAVLSMGGIVTSRSLKIAGDRMDIEITQYIKKKYKLMIGERTAESIKMEIGTVFPGRREDTMDVRGRDMVSGLPRTIVINSSEVLEATAESMAMLVQQAKDVLEQTPPELSADIIDRGIILTGGGAMLDGIDQLFAEQLKVPVFIAEQPLDSVALGTGILLENMTKKKFSF, from the coding sequence ATGGCTAAAGACATAGGAATAGATTTAGGCACTGCTAATGTATTGATTCATGTAAAAGGAAAAGGAATTGTTTTAAATGAACCTTCAGTAGTGGCAATAGACACTACAACGAATCGCGTTTTAGCGGTGGGTGAAGAAGCTTACTTAATGGTTGGGCGTACGCCGGGCAATATTCGCGCTATTCGTCCTTTAGATGGAGGAGTAATTGCTGACTTTGATATTACAGAAGCCATGTTAACTCACTTTATCAATAAATTAAATGTAAAAGGATTTCTATCAAAACCTAATATTTTAATTTGCTGTCCTACAAATATTACAAAAATTGAACAAAAAGCAATTATCGAAGCCGCTGAAAAAAGTGGTGGGAAAAATGTGTATCTTGAAGAAGAGCCAAAAGTAGCTGCTATTGGAGCAGGGATGGATATATTTCAACCAAGTGGAAACATGGTTATCGATATAGGTGGAGGTACTACAGACATTGCGGTTCTTTCAATGGGTGGAATTGTAACAAGTCGCTCGTTAAAAATAGCTGGAGACCGAATGGATATTGAAATTACGCAATACATTAAGAAAAAGTATAAATTAATGATCGGTGAAAGAACGGCTGAGTCAATTAAAATGGAAATAGGAACTGTTTTCCCTGGCCGTCGAGAAGACACAATGGATGTCAGAGGTCGTGATATGGTAAGTGGTTTGCCGAGGACAATTGTTATTAATTCAAGTGAAGTATTAGAAGCAACAGCTGAATCAATGGCTATGCTTGTTCAACAGGCAAAAGACGTGCTTGAACAAACACCACCTGAATTATCAGCGGATATCATCGATCGCGGCATTATTTTGACTGGTGGAGGAGCAATGCTAGATGGCATTGATCAACTCTTTGCTGAACAACTAAAAGTTCCAGTATTTATTGCAGAACAACCTTTGGACTCTGTGGCATTAGGAACAGGTATTTTATTAGAAAATATGACAAAGAAAAAATTTAGTTTTTAA